One window of the Rhipicephalus sanguineus isolate Rsan-2018 chromosome 2, BIME_Rsan_1.4, whole genome shotgun sequence genome contains the following:
- the LOC119381663 gene encoding cullin-3, with protein MAWLSNKKNAKAVRLLTPAPQADDRRTEDLWLPLQTAFDEILEKRSTNLNVDQLYKDAYAMVVRNEGERLYYGLREALQEHLANKVRPLALAKVDDDCLQTINQAWENHQTSMGMISDIVKYLDHAYVPKNNVDSVDKLGVLLFRDEVAHCAVVRDRLRDTMLGLVKTEREGNPVDRVSLKKACKMLVALGLDSRSVYEEDFENPFLVESAQFYALRGQHYVGTKDSFEYVAQVERHINEESERAMQCLDESTVVPILQVIEKELIWKHMKAIVDMEDSGVEHMLKNQMADDLARLFRFLKRVQGGAKTLLDCVSKYLRNIGRSVVNEHGDSVSLIPRVMELRDRFDHILQHSFNNEELARDMIATDFECILSYTRKSPEYLSAFIDDMMRRGIRNVTKQETDKLLDKVMAIFRALQEKDLFERYYKQHLAKRLLLNKSASDEAERTMVAKLRNECGCLFTSKMEAMFKDMHISSNMMKQFKEAVSSCRVDLHGVDINVRVLTTGFWPLAAATQQSNISVAPWSAYQIFRRFYLAKHNGRQLTLQPHLGWADLSAMFYGPAENEPSTSQTASTTSGELQPRTYVIQVTTYQMCVLMLFNRHGAISYQDMASETKIPETSLVRALNSLCMGKASKPVLIKTPDSNDIDSDHIFAVNETFTSDLQKVKIESTSSRKNTTPTKNEPAVNLDEDRRYELEAAIIRIMKARKTLSHEDLLAEVTKLLQTRYTPSAAAFSKRVDALVEREYLEKAGENPEVYNYVP; from the coding sequence ATGGCCTGGCTCTCCAACAAGAAAAATGCCAAGGCAGTGCGCCTCCTAACACCTGCACCGCAGGCGGACGACCGCCGCACCGAGGACCTCTGGCTGCCGCTGCAGACAGCCTTCGACGAGATActggagaagcgaagcaccaacCTAAACGTCGACCAGCTGTATAAAGACGCATACGCCATGGTGGTACGGAACGAAGGGGAACGCCTCTACTACGGATTGCGCGAAGCTCTCCAAGAGCACCTAGCCAACAAAGTGCGCCCCCTCGCGTTGGCTAAAGTTGACGACGACTGCTTGCAGACGATAAATCAGGCCTGGGAAAACCACCAGACAAGCATGGGAATGATTAGTGACATCGTGAAGTACCTGGACCACGCTTACGTGCCTAAGAACAACGTTGACAGCGTGGACAAACTGGGTGTGCTGCTCTTTCGCGATGAGGTGGCGCACTGCGCCGTCGTGCGGGACCGCCTCCGCGACACTATGCTCGGCTTGGTCAAGACGGAACGCGAAGGCAATCCAGTCGACAGGGTTTCGTTGAAGAAAGCGTGCAAAATGCTCGTAGCCTTGGGACTCGACTCGAGGTCAGTCTACGAAGAAGACTTCGAGAATCCCTTCCTGGTCGAGTCGGCACAATTCTACGCCTTACGGGGACAACATTACGTCGGAACGAAGGATTCTTTCGAGTACGTCGCCCAAGTGGAACGGCACATCAACGAAGAGTCAGAGCGGGCGATGCAGTGTCTCGACGAGTCAACTGTGGTTCCAATCTTGCAGGTGATAGAGAAAGAGCTCATCTGGAAGCATATGAAGGCCATCGTGGACATGGAAGACTCGGGTGTCGAGCATATGCTCAAGAACCAGATGGCGGATGACCTGGCCCGATTATTCCGGTTCCTCAAGCGCGTTCAGGGTGGTGCCAAAACGTTGCTCGACTGCGTCAGCAAGTACCTGCGCAATATAGGAAGATCTGTTGTGAACGAGCACGGTGACTCGGTGAGCCTAATTCCGAGAGTGATGGAGCTCAGAGATCGATTTGACCACATTCTACAGCACTCTTTCAACAACGAAGAACTGGCCAGGGACATGATCGCCACAGACTTTGAGTGTATACTCAGCTACACGCGCAAATCGCCCGAGTATCTGTCTGCCTTCATAGACGATATGATGCGAAGAGGAATTCGAAACGTGACAAAGCAAGAGACTGACAAGTTGCTGGACAAAGTCATGGCGATATTTCGAGCCCTGCAGGAGAAAGACCTTTTCGAGCGCTACTACAAGCAGCATCTGGCCAAGCGGCTTCTGCTCAACAAGAGCGCCTCAGACGAAGCCGAGAGAACGATGGTCGCCAAGCTTCGAAATGAATGTGGTTGTCTCTTCACATCCAAAATGGAAGCCATGTTCAAGGACATGCACATCTCTAGTAACATGATGAAGCAGTTCAAGGAAGCAGTTTCCTCTTGCAGAGTGGACTTGCACGGAGTCGACATAAACGTGCGCGTACTCACGACAGGCTTCTGGCCCCTGGCTGCCGCCACGCAGCAAAGCAACATTTCCGTCGCCCCGTGGAGTGCTTACCAAATATTCCGACGGTTCTATTTAGCGAAGCATAACGGCCGACAGCTCACCTTACAGCCACATCTAGGCTGGGCAGACCTGAGCGCCATGTTCTATGGGCCGGCAGAGAACGAACCATCTACGTCCCAAACGGCTAGCACAACGTCCGGCGAGCTTCAGCCGCGAACTTACGTCATACAGGTGACGACTTACCAGATGTGCGTGCTGATGCTCTTCAACCGCCACGGCGCGATATCGTACcaagacatggcctccgagacgaAGATCCCCGAAACAAGCCTCGTTCGGGCATTGAATTCGCTGTGCATGGGCAAAGCCTCCAAGCCCGTGCTTATCAAGACGCCCGACTCAAACGACATCGACAGTGACCACATTTTTGCCGTTAACGAAACCTTCACGTCCGACCTCCAGAAGGTCAAGATTGAGTCGACGTCCAGTAGAAAGAACACTACGCCAACGAAAAATGAACCAGCGGTCAACCTTGACGAAGACCGAAGGTATGAGCTGGAAGCGGCCATTATAAGAATAATGAAGGCTCGCAAGACGCTGTCGCACGAAGACCTTCTCGCTGAGGTGACGAAGTTGCTTCAAACCAGATACACTCCCAGTGCTGCTGCATTCAGTAAGAGAGTAGATGCGCTCGTAGAGAGGGAGTACCTCGAGAAGGCCGGCGAGAATCCAGAAGTGTACAACTATGTGCCATAA